Proteins encoded in a region of the Isosphaeraceae bacterium EP7 genome:
- a CDS encoding secondary thiamine-phosphate synthase enzyme YjbQ → MIHAESFVITTTGRGTLEISDRVQAVVRESEATRGLCVAFLHHTSASLILCEDADPSVRRDLERYFARLVADGDPLFRHTAEGPDDMPAHIRTILTQNSLSLPIAEGRCDLGTWQGIFLWEHRTAPHRRKVTVTVLGE, encoded by the coding sequence ATGATCCACGCCGAGAGCTTTGTCATCACGACCACCGGACGCGGGACGCTGGAGATCAGCGACCGCGTCCAGGCGGTCGTCCGCGAGTCGGAGGCGACGAGGGGGCTCTGCGTGGCCTTCCTGCACCACACGAGCGCTTCATTGATCCTCTGCGAGGATGCCGACCCGAGCGTCCGGCGCGACCTGGAGCGATATTTCGCGCGGCTCGTGGCCGACGGCGATCCCCTTTTCCGCCACACCGCGGAAGGGCCCGACGACATGCCTGCGCATATCCGGACCATCCTGACGCAGAACTCGCTGAGCCTGCCCATCGCCGAGGGTCGATGCGACCTCGGCACCTGGCAGGGGATCTTCCTCTGGGAGCACCGGACGGCTCCTCACCGACGGAAGGTCACCGTGACGGTCCTCGGCGAGTAA